From Anopheles darlingi chromosome 2, idAnoDarlMG_H_01, whole genome shotgun sequence, the proteins below share one genomic window:
- the LOC125948132 gene encoding nucleosome assembly protein 1-like 1: MTTGAKTSESECEVPDFLDSPGYLDATSRRYMMKQFISGLPEEAQKRINALKHLQLEYTKLEAKFFEEVYQVECKYQQLYQPIIDRRKEIVAGSVAPTEDESVWVDPPRKNEDGEEVEEEEDEDDEINEKLRKMALNYHKDLPQNGQGIPNFWLMVFKNTEELTELVHPHDEPILQHLRNLNIVYEKDPMAYIIEFHFDQNPYFKDSVLTKKYFLRCKVDSDEPFSFEGPEIYKCTGCPINWNPGKNVTVKTIKKQQKHKQRGAIRTITKTQPTESFFNFFSPPRVQEDDKIDPETQFLIGRDFEIGHFLRARVIPKAVLYYTGEVLDEDGEDDEEEEEEEEEDMDEEAEDEGEEEEEEEDGNDGNEGSNAAPPANRPKQAKRRGGGGDGKKKAAQNPAECQQQ; encoded by the coding sequence ATGACGACCGGAGCGAAAACGAGCGAGTCGGAGTGCGAGGTTCCAGACTTCCTGGACTCGCCCGGCTATCTCGACGCGACATCGCGCCGTTACATGATGAAGCAATTCATCAGCGGCCTGCCGGAAGAGGCCCAGAAGCGCATTAATGCGCTGAAGCACCTGCAACTGGAGTACACGAAGCTGGAGGCCAAGTTCTTCGAGGAGGTGTACCAGGTGGAATGCAAGTATCAGCAGCTGTACCAGCCGATCATCGACCGGCGAAAGGAGATCGTGGCCGGCTCCGTGGCCCCGACGGAAGACGAATCCGTGTGGGTCGATCCACCCCGCAAGAACGAGGACGgtgaggaggtggaggaagaggaggatgaagatgatgagatCAACGAGAAGCTGCGCAAGATGGCGCTCAACTACCACAAGGATCTTCCGCAGAACGGGCAAGGTATCCCGAACTTCTGGCTGATGGTGTTCAAGAACACGGAGGAGCTGACGGAGCTGGTCCATCCGCATGACGAACCGATCCTGCAGCATCTGCGCAACCTGAACATCGTGTACGAGAAGGACCCGATGGCCTACATTATCGAGTTCCACTTTGACCAGAACCCGTACTTCAAGGATTCGGTGCTCACGAAGAAGTACTTCCTGCGCTGCAAGGTGGACAGCGACGAACCGTTCAGCTTTGAGGGTCCGGAGATTTACAAGTGTACCGGCTGCCCAATCAACTGGAACCCGGGCAAGAACGTGACGGTGAAGACgatcaagaagcagcagaagcacaagCAGCGCGGTGCCATCCGGACGATCACAAAAACGCAACCGACGGAATCGTTCTTCAACTTCTTTTCGCCACCGCGTGTCCAGGAGGATGACAAGATCGATCCAGAGACGCAGTTCCTGATCGGACGTGACTTCGAGATCGGCCACTTCCTGCGCGCACGCGTCATTCCGAAGGCGGTTCTGTACTACACCGGCGAGGTGCTGGACGAGGacggcgaagacgacgaggaggaggaagaggaggaagaggaggatatGGATGAAGAGGCCGAGGATGAgggtgaggaagaggaggaagaagaggacggtaacgatggcaacgaggGTAGCAATGCGGCTCctccggccaaccggccaaagCAGGCGAaacgacgtggtggtggtggcgatgggaagaagaaggccgcTCAAAACCCGGCCGAAtgtcagcagcagtga